A part of Perca fluviatilis chromosome 15, GENO_Pfluv_1.0, whole genome shotgun sequence genomic DNA contains:
- the fbxl16 gene encoding F-box/LRR-repeat protein 16 isoform X2, which produces MLNMSTPSELKSSCVTRNGMVKLPPSQPNGLGSASITKGTPAAKNRLCQSSSVPSILPPPPSSLPYHLHHHLEGPGMPNSAASLLGSDMEPGNPLVGLKSSLRQLPPLTLPKPMLLERQQVLDEKLLNRLLWYFTTAEKCVLAQVCKTWRKVLYQPKFWEAVTPILHAKELYTLLPNGEKEFVSLQAFALRGFQCFCLVGVSDLDICEFIDNYPLSKKGVRSVSLKRSTITDAGLEVMLEQMQGLMHLELSGCNDFTEAGLWSSLNARLTSLSVSDCINVADDAIAAISQLLPNLSELSLQAYHVTDTAMAYFTAKQGYTTHTLRLHSCWEITNHGVVNMVHSLPNLTALSLSGCSKITDDGVELVAENLRKLRSLDLSWCPRITDMALEYIACDLHKLEELVLDRCVRITDTGLGYLSTMSSLRSLYLRWCCQVQDFGLQHLFGMRSLRLLSLAANIL; this is translated from the exons ATGTTGAACATGTCCACCCCCAGCGAGCTGAAGTCATCCTGCGTGACTCGCAATGGCATGGTGAAGTTGCCCCCCAGCCAGCCCAATGGTCTGGGCAGTGCGAGCATCACCAAGGGGACACCTGCTGCCAAGAACCGTCTGTGCCAGTCCTCCTCGGTACCCTCCATCCTGCCTCCTCCGCCGTCCTCCCTTCCCTaccacctccaccaccacctGGAAGGCCCTGGCATGCCCAACTCAGCAGCCTCTCTCTTGGGCTCTGACATGGAGCCTGGAAATCCTCTTGTGGGCTTGAAGTCGTCCCTTCGTCAGCTTCCCCCTCTCACTCTACCCAAACCCATGCTGCTCGAGCGCCAGCAAGTCCTGGATGAGAAGCTGCTCAACCGATTGCTCTGGTACTTCACCACAGCTGAAAAATGTGTACTGGCGCAGGTATGCAAGACATGGCGCAAGGTGCTGTACCAGCCTAAGTTCTGGGAGGCTGTGACACCCATCTTGCATGCCAAGGAGCTATATACCCTGCTGCCCAATGGGGAGAAGGAGTTTGTCAGTCTGCAGGCCTTCGCCCTGCGTGGCTTCCAGTGTTTTTGCCTAGTGGGCGTCTCAGACCTGGACATTTGTGAGTTCATCGACAACTACCCGCTGTCCAAGAAAGGTGTTCGCTCAGTCAGTCTCAAGAGGTCCACCATCACAGATGCCGGTTTGGAG GTCATGTTGGAGCAAATGCAAGGCCTGATGCACCTCGAACTGTCGGGCTGCAACGACTTCACAGAGGCTGGCCTGTGGTCCAGTCTGAACGCCCGGCTCACTTCCCTCAGCGTCAGCGACTGCATCAACGTGGCGGACGACGCCATCGCTGCTATCTCACAGCTCCTGCCCAACCTATCGGAGTTGAGCCTGCAGGCCTACCACGTCACTGACACGGCCATGGCCTACTTCACAGCCAAACAG GGCTACACCACCCACACTCTGCGGCTTCACTCCTGCTGGGAAATCACAAATCACGGTGTGGTCAACATGGTGCACAGCCTCCCCAACCTGACTGCCCTCAGCCTCTCCGGCTGCTCCAAGATCACAGACGATGGTGTGGAGCTGGTAGCTGAGAACCTGCGTAAGCTCCGCAGCCTGGACTTGTCCTGGTGCCCTCGGATCACTGACATGGCCCTGGAATACATTGCCTGTGACCTGCATAAACTGGAAGAACTGGTGTTGGACAG GTGTGTGCGGATCACAGACACTGGGTTGGGCTACTTGTCCACCATGTCATCATTAAGGAGCCTCTATCTGCGCTGGTGCTGTCAg